A genome region from Rhinopithecus roxellana isolate Shanxi Qingling chromosome 10, ASM756505v1, whole genome shotgun sequence includes the following:
- the SMUG1 gene encoding single-strand selective monofunctional uracil DNA glycosylase isoform X2 has protein sequence MEPQPCPGSLAESFLEEELRLSAELSQLQFSESVGVIYNPLEYAWEPHRNYVTRYCQGPKEVLFLGMNPGPFGMAQTGVPFGEVSMVRDWLGIGGPVLTPSQEHPKRPVLGLECPQSEVSGARFWGFFRNLCGQPEVFFHHCFVHNLCPLLFLAPSGRNLTPAELPAKQREQLLRICDAALCRQVQLLGVRLVVGVGRLAEQRARRALAGLMPEVQVEGLLHPSPRNPQANKGWEAVAKERLNELGLMPLLLK, from the exons ATggagccccagccctgccctggaaGCTTGGCTgagagcttcctggaggaggagcttCGGCTCAGTGCTGAGCTGAGCCAGCTGCAGTTTTCGGAGTCTGTGGGTGTCATCTACAATCCCTTGGAGTATGCATGGGAGCCACATCGCAACTACGTGACTCGCTACTGCCAGGGCCCCAAGGAAGTGCTCTTCCTGGGCATGAACCCTGGACCTTTCGGCATGGCCCAGACTGGG GTGCCCTTTGGGGAAGTAAGCATGGTCCGGGACTGGTTGGGCATTGGGGGGCCTGTGCTGACCCCTTCCCAAGAGCATCCTAAACGACCAGTGCTGGGACTGGAGTGTCCACAGTCAGAAGTGAGTGGTGCCCGATTCTGGGGCTTTTTCCGGAACCTCTGTGGACAGCCTGAGGTCTTCTTCCATCACTGTTTTGTCCACAATCTATGCCCTCTGCTTTTCCTGGCTCCCAGCGGGCGCAACCTCACCCCTGCTGAGCTGCCTGCCAAGCAGCGAGAACAGCTTCTTCGGATCTGTGATGCAGCCCTCTGCCGGCAGGTGCAGCTGCTGGGGGTGCGGCTGGTGGTGGGCGTTGGGCGACTGGCAGAGCAGCGGGCACGACGGGCTCTGGCAGGCTTGATGCCAGAGGTCCAGGTGGAAGGGCTCCTGCATCCCTCTCCCCGTAACCCACAGGCCAACAAGGGCTGGGAGGCAGTGGCCAAGGAAAGATTGAATGAGCTGGGGCTGATGCCACTGCTGTTGAAATGA